aactGTATACACAACGTACTATGATGAACAACCATTTAAAGAGCAATTATTCATATGaaacaattgaaattaatattttgaacaaaAAACTCGAGAAACACAGACACGAGTATCAgaacatttaaatttcatacatataattatgaaagatatatatatatatatatatatatagaataataaattaaatgtcaTGATTGTGGGAcacaatttaatataaaaattcgttaaTCAATTACGGCCAATTTTTTatccaaaaattaataaacaacaTAATATGTAGTAGCagcataaaaatgaaaaattcttttcgagagtggaaaataaaaattgacagTGTTTGTGGTGAGAATGTGTGCGAAATGTTTTACAggtggaaaaatatattctatgaCATATGTATCAATTTGAGAAGGAATCTGCCTAATTGGTAATGATGCAAGAGGGTAAAATTAACCCACCTGGCACCTCTAACAAAAATCGGATACAAATAGCcgatcgttaaaaaataagagTTTTATCCCACCATTTTTTCCTATAGAATTTTCTTTGGTTACTGCTTGCTGATTTAAGGACAATTATCAACTTACGTGCGTGCTTTGTAAATTCTTCGAACAAGTCATCTCGGTCTCGATTCTTTGGAATATTTCCCACAAACAAGCGGTGATTGTTATAAGATACGGTAACACCAATCTTTTTCCCTTTCCGAATCTCATAATCATTCAGCTGTAAGAATAATGTGGAAGGAGAGTGCCAATTAAGCTTGCCTTTTATAATTTCACCTGCTTATTGGCTGTCTGAACGTGGGATATCGTGAAGCGACCTTCAGGGAAATTATATATGTCTTATACGAAGGGAAAGGGCAAGCATATCAATAGATGAACATGGAAAATTAAACTGGAATTATTCAACGTATATCGTCGGTGAATTGGTAAATAGGCAGGTAGATAAATAGATGAGTAGATGAATACATAGGTAGGAGATAAGTATGTAAGAAGAAAGGGAGGTAGGTAAGTAGGTGGGTGGGTAGGCTGAGctatgtacaaagtattcaaaaatgaaatttcacaagCATCGTAGCATTACTCTACATTCTCCAAATCggtgaaaatttgaaaaagaaagtaaCTGTAAAATTGGCTTTGACTTTGGAATTCAAggtcaatttttttttcttttttttactgtATCGTATTTCACTCATCATGAAGATTACAAATTCCAAAGGAACTAGGGGTCGTAACTCAACCGTTCTCTCTTAGAAAACGATATTGAAGTTCCACTAGTTTTTGAACTCACTTTATTCATGCAGTTCGCTTGGAAAAAATGTGAAAGTTCCATTAGTTCCCGAACTCactttatttgtaatatgcttacattttacattcattTGCATCATTCCATTTTATAGATGCAGAGGAAGTAGCATCTATTGTGGCACTTAGATACTCCAGATCTACCATTATATATCCCatatcttcctttcttcctctctcggTATTCGAGCAGTCTTacatttctacatttttctattacagtCAAGTTTTAATCCAAAGTTACACATTGACTTTAgacaatgaaaaaaattagTGAGTCAAAAATTcactaatttctaaataaagtaTTTGCATGCAGACCTGCTCCTTACTTGTGGCTTTCTTCTGCACCAGTTTTAACTTTGTGAATTTCTTGTTTTGGGGAGTcataaaagaaattgtttatgGTTTGGGTGAATAGATTACACCCgttgaacaattaaaatatcagaCTGAATATGGTTTTCATCGGTTAAAGTCAATGCGTAGTCTTTAAAAGAAACTTGAGCGGAATATAGAAATGCGAGTCTAAATCTATTTAAATAGCGAGAgacaaggaaagaaaaagaaataaatgggATATATGGGGCATATAATAACGGATCTAAGGTATCTACATACGACATTAGATGCTATTTTCTCTACAGTGAcagtaaaatataaacatgTCACAGATAAAGTGAGTTCGAAAACTAATGAAACTTCCATATTTTTTCGAAGAAATCAGTTTGGGTTTTAGACCCATGATTCCTTTGAGACTTTGGTTCTTCAAGATGAATAAGATAAGACGCAACAAAAAATTGACCTTGAAATTCAAAGTCAGTCGATTTTGCATCCACTTTTTTACAGATCTTCGCCGATCCAGATGTGTAGGATAATACTACGATACTTGTGACAAATCATGTTCGAATACCCTGTACAGACAGTGCAAGACTGCTTCGCAAAGTGCATACCTGCCCTTGCACTGAAGCATGTCTCGCGGGAAGACTGCTGCGTGGCGAGATCAAAGATGCCTCGTAGTTCCTTACTCGCTTCCTTTGAGCTTCGCTTGCTTGCCTCGCGTTCTCTACGTTAAGACACGAGGCAACTCGAGCGAGGCAGACTCGCGAGGCAGACTTGTGAGACCGCCTCGCAGTGTCTGTACATAGCTTTCGATAGCTAGATAGGTAGGTAGGTGGATGGGAGTGCCTGTCCGTTTGTTAGCGAGCCAAACGCCCCAGCGGTCCACGCATATCTCCCATACCCCCATGCTCGAGGTCCAGTCATGAATCGCGTTAACATGATGCAAAAATTGATAACAACCACGCAGGACAGCGCgcgttattttcattaattttttacctcaatgtataattttaataattgtaccATACTGAATTGCTTCCACATTTTCTCTTCTAACTAAtttgtctctttttttcttcttttcttttgtattgtcaataacaaataaagaaagaataaatatgacaaaaagaaacagcaaagaaaatataatggaaaaaaGGTAAACTAAACTATACGTTCAAATCGCCAAAAAGATCAAAGATCAAGACTGATCAAGACTGATCAAGACTgattgtgtatgtgtgtgttcACGCGCGCAAATATGGAACTGTGTGATATGGTACGCATGTATGATAGCAAAGGACGAATGGCGTTGATCGTAGTGGTAGTAGTGATGGTCTGGTACTGGCAATGATATGATACTGACCCTATAATGAAGTTGCAACGAAACGATAATGGTGGTGATGGTGGTAGtggtgatgatgatgatgaagatgatgatgatgatgatgacgatgatgatgataaCGATTACAGCGACGTCAACAATAGCGGCAATGGAAATTCAGAGAACTAAACGGAAAGGAAATGCTagagggagaaaaagaaatatcaactaggagaaaagaaaggaaatataatgaataaaagtAGGAAGCATAGAACTCATAACTCAACCTAAATATGCGAGGAAAAGAAGACTTGGACCAGAGAGGTGTTACTGTTCACTAATAAACCGAGAGGCAAGGAGACTGATCAGAACTGAAGGTGTCATAGGTAACTGAAGATCACACGGTCGCACGCACGATCGTGTATTTTTTCTTGGATGCTCCATAACTCCATACCATCTACAACCACTACTTAAAAGCTACCACTCGTAAGTTACAATACAGGTAGACAGGTAGGTATAGGTAGATAGGTAGGTACACACGCCTCGAATTCACTTTACCTGATGATTTACCAAATTCCTCCAGAATCTCCTCTTTGCCTTTCGATTTTGGTATGTTCCCCACGAAAAGTCGTAGATTAGGTACGCTAATGTTTACTTTCAGATTCTTGCCGGGTTTTATTTCGTGATTATCGAGCTGTGGGATGAAGAAAACAAACACATGCCTAATATTGTTCCAATGAGATACACTTCATGTTTTATCTACTTGCGATAAACAAAAGAATTTaggaaaaatttttcaaaatatgcaatttagtaaaataattaacatggCCTGGTTCCATGAAAGCGAGAAAGTGGCATGCGCTTTGTCGCTCGAGTCTTCACAATATAGGAAACCGGCGTTCACGTATGTGCTCctgtaaacaaattttaagcctaccaattttcaaaattttgttacaaaaattGTCACTGTCCAACGAAAGTCAACCAATTAAGTAGATATACCCCTAACCAATTAAACCAcacgaatttctttttttcgcatCGTCAATGTTTAGGAAAGTTCTCCACTCCCAATTTTGCCCACTGAGCAAAGAGGAGAGCTGGAAAAAGAAACTCATCCATAGGACATCATTATCGtatgcatgtatgtatatacacacatacatacgtacgtacgcATATACctatgcgcgcgcgcgcgcgcgtgtataCATGTGTTCACATGTGTTTGTATGtatgtgcgtgcgtgtgtatATGTCTACATCTATGCGtgtatgcatatatatgtacatacgagTATGTGTAATTTGCGTGtatgtgcgcgcgcgcgcgtgtgtgccTATACTTTTATGCATATGTGCattcattttttgttttgctGCTGTTAAGTATTTGGGATGTGTTGGGCATAATtatatacttaaaaatataaattagagGTCAggaacatatatatgtataaaatgaatatGTGGATTGTTCCTAACTATAGACATTGAATCTCAATTTTGTTACTCTTTACAATTAGTGAAACAATGCTAAAATATTTACGTTAAGactacaattaaaaaaaaaaaaaaaaaaaaaaaaggaatatagaaagaaagagaaaacgcAAGTCACAACATAGAACAAGCCACATgggaatatgaaaaaaatgtattcgaAATGTTTaatgcaaaaagaaaaagaagaaaaggaaaaaaaacatGTTTCATACTATTTTCGATTCGACgaatttcaacaaaaattcGACGATTCTATCATCACTTCTTTTAAAagaagtattaaaataataaataaaaaactcAATAAAACATATTACAGAAACAGTAAGAAACCAAAGAAATATAACATATGCAATGATATGTTTAAACATTTCGAAAAGTTACTTATTTTGGTAGCAATAACAATTTTGTAACATTTCTAAAGTTCTTCTAAACAAAAGTGAAGGGCATTGATATGTTCATAACAAGATGTTTTAAACTAGGAAAACAGAATTGTACGCTTCACAAACATGTACCTACATAAtgataaaaagtaatttgGAAGATATCTACATACCTCTCTAACAGCTTGCTGCGCAGCCTCTCGGTTAGTAAAAGTGATAAACGCATATCCTCTATTGCAACCTGCCATCGGATCCATCATTAATCTTAAATCCCAAATTTTCCCACATTTTTCAAACAAGGGAATTAACTCATCTTCGTACATATCCTTTGGAATTTTTCCACAAAATACCTTTCATGAAAATAGAAGCATACAAAAtgagataaaaatgaaaagatcaacaataattgtattaaaaaaatagaaaaaaagtgTTAGGAAAATGCAACTCGGTCAAACAGAAGAGCAATAACTTATTGCTTTACCTCACAGCCAGTCCCTGGTGTGGGACCTTCCCAGTTTGGAGGAGGACCTCCATATTTCCGTTGTCCTGTCGTTACATCCAAAGGATATCCAGTTCGTTCAAGAATCATCTAAAGTATGTTATTAGGATATTAGTTTTATAccttttttataattcaagtAACTTTGCAAATAGTTATAAACATCAAActgacaaaataaatatttaccttTATTTTGTCCTCATCCGGTGCTTTTGGAGCAGTACTGGTACCAGTACCCTGTCCAGCTCGACTTTTCTGTCTATAGGTTTTCATTACACCACAAAGGTATGCAGATTTATTTGATACGTGCTCTAAATTAGATTCAAGAAACTGTGTGAGTACATTTAATGCACCATCAACTGGAAATTCTTTTAATGCATCTAATGCTCTTTCATCTAAATCCACATGAGCTAATTTTcctgttttataaatttcatccaATTTCGCAGCTACTTTTTCATCCAGTCCGTACTGaatcaattttgaaaaatcttcTGTCCTCTCTACATATTCCATTTCCTCCTTAGACTGTTTCTCTTCCATTTTTATCTCCCCATTTCCCTCTGCCATAGCTGcaacatattattataattatcagaACAACATCTTTGGCTTTTCCCTTGATTTATATTGctttgtttaaatttatatcatcttggtttattattccaaaataaattatgctttaaattattattcattatcaGTCAAATATCTATAAACTCTAAATATTTGACACAAAACACTGTTATATgtgttataacatttataacaTCTGCCatgttataaatttgttttcctTACTTAAATGTTAAAGTACAAAGTATTAACAATATTCAGATATTAAGAATATTCCTTAatctgtataaaaaatattactcaACATATCTTGTATGTAAtacttaaaacaaatttcaaattctcaTAACTAGTTACAAATATCATCAGCAACTAGTAATCAAGTAATTGAAAAACAAACTTACTTATAACTGTTAAAAACCTGGAAAACTTTTGTTTTTtgcataaaaaatttaaatctcttcaatgtattttttaataatatttactgtatactttataacatatatgcaaaatcttatatttttataatacttaaTAACATTGTTTATACACATTTATACTATACTAAGATTTTTCAATATCAATATTTGAATAACTTTTTGGCTAGAATATCAGTAATATAGAacattaaaaacaatatattagaaaaaataagataatatataCAAGATGAATGTATAAAcacacaaataaataaaacaagaggaaataaatgaaatttgaaaaggaATGTTAATACACCTATGGTCGAAAATGGAGTAGATGAAATAGAGGCAATGTAATGAACGTGATCGGAACGCCAACACCACTACTCAACATATAACGCATAGTCTGTACAATTTCCCGCGTTTACAAACGATCAACATATCAAAACTTtaagatatcatcgattgcttcgtacagaaaaataataaagagatTTTGATGAATATTATCGATATATCATTGTAGACATTTTATACCTACTCCTTAATTTGAAATATGCAATAAAGAAATGACTCCATTATCGAACAATGCACTTTAAACTAGaagaattgaattattataataaaaaatagtttGAAAATAATGCATTCACAGTAATGAATACGCAACATGGAAATTTTGCTTGAAAGGAAATGTAATTGGTATTTTTTGCATATAGCTTGCCGGCCGGCAATAGACTTGCATCCATATTTCTTGAAGGATGCAATGCACTTTTACACTCACGATAACATCACACCCGCTGTTCTAACTAACCGATTTCTGCTTGTGTTTATTAAAGGATTATTAAAGGAGCACACTACATAGAAATAATTCACGATATTCATAGGAAGAATAATTGCATATACCTTGGAAAGTAAATGAACAAAATCCTCCTGTGAGGAAATGGCGATAGACGTCAACGTGATTGCAGACTACGGGGTTCACAAAACGACGCGCAAAGATACGCTCGAACCCAGCGACACGAGTTAGCCATTTTCTTTCGAAACATATTCGCGAATTCTGATTGGTTCATGCAAAAGGTTGAGAAGAAAAAGTTGACCATGCAATATGCACTCATGAAATAACGAATTTCGTACTTGAAATCTGCATGCACAATATATTACGTACGTATCGTTCTTCCACAGGGAAATTTCAATTGCTAgctaattttattcatttcaaattatttttaatagataaGAGACAGATATGcacatatatatagagagagataAGTCTActtacgtacatatgtatacgcataaaatattttgagacTAACTGACAATGATTTACATATGCTAGAAGTTCTACTTGCTtcacataatttttatatcgtacaatcaaccttatcttttacttttattcaaTAATGAAGAATTTAAGCGTAAAATTTCACTACTTCAATCTACTACTACAT
The DNA window shown above is from Bombus fervidus isolate BK054 chromosome 8, iyBomFerv1, whole genome shotgun sequence and carries:
- the Syp gene encoding synaptotagmin binding cytoplasmic RNA interacting protein isoform X14, coding for MAEGNGEIKMEEKQSKEEMEYVERTEDFSKLIQYGLDEKVAAKLDEIYKTGKLAHVDLDERALDALKEFPVDGALNVLTQFLESNLEHVSNKSAYLCGVMKTYRQKSRAGQGTGTSTAPKAPDEDKIKMILERTGYPLDVTTGQRKYGGPPPNWEGPTPGTGCEVFCGKIPKDMYEDELIPLFEKCGKIWDLRLMMDPMAGCNRGYAFITFTNREAAQQAVRELNDYEIRKGKKIGVTVSYNNHRLFVGNIPKNRDRDDLFEEFTKHAPGLTEVIIYSSPDDKKKNRGFCFLEYESHKAASLAKRRLSTGRIKVWGCDIIVDWADPQEEPDEQTMSKVRVLYVKNLTQDCSEEKLKESFEQYGNIERVKKIKDYAFVHFEERDNAVKAMNELNGKEIGGSHIEVSLAKPPSDKKKKEEMLRARERRMMQMFQGRSGGSPSHPSMMGGPMPVRGPGQGPRGTGAGMRGQMGRGDYGWTWPWSSAAWPSRWPPSPWASQGGTQPRNFRGSWGPAAVRSWGGPRQGKFTR
- the Syp gene encoding synaptotagmin binding cytoplasmic RNA interacting protein isoform X16; amino-acid sequence: MAEGNGEIKMEEKQSKEEMEYVERTEDFSKLIQYGLDEKVAAKLDEIYKTGKLAHVDLDERALDALKEFPVDGALNVLTQFLESNLEHVSNKSAYLCGVMKTYRQKSRAGQGTGTSTAPKAPDEDKIKMILERTGYPLDVTTGQRKYGGPPPNWEGPTPGTGCEVFCGKIPKDMYEDELIPLFEKCGKIWDLRLMMDPMAGCNRGYAFITFTNREAAQQAVRELDNHEIKPGKNLKVNISVPNLRLFVGNIPKSKGKEEILEEFGKSSAGLTEVIIYSSPDDKKKNRGFCFLEYESHKAASLAKRRLSTGRIKVWGCDIIVDWADPQEEPDEQTMSKVRVLYVKNLTQDCSEEKLKESFEQYGNIERVKKIKDYAFVHFEERDNAVKAMNELNGKEIGGSHIEVSLAKPPSDKKKKEEMLRARERRMMQMFQGRSGGSPSHPSMMGGPMPVRGPGQGPRGTGAGMRGQMGRGDYVWHTLRQLEVLKKCFHHESSE
- the Syp gene encoding synaptotagmin binding cytoplasmic RNA interacting protein isoform X13 — encoded protein: MAEGNGEIKMEEKQSKEEMEYVERTEDFSKLIQYGLDEKVAAKLDEIYKTGKLAHVDLDERALDALKEFPVDGALNVLTQFLESNLEHVSNKSAYLCGVMKTYRQKSRAGQGTGTSTAPKAPDEDKIKMILERTGYPLDVTTGQRKYGGPPPNWEGPTPGTGCEVFCGKIPKDMYEDELIPLFEKCGKIWDLRLMMDPMAGCNRGYAFITFTNREAAQQAVRELDNHEIKPGKNLKVNISVPNLRLFVGNIPKSKGKEEILEEFGKSSAGLTEVIIYSSPDDKKKNRGFCFLEYESHKAASLAKRRLSTGRIKVWGCDIIVDWADPQEEPDEQTMSKVRVLYVKNLTQDCSEEKLKESFEQYGNIERVKKIKDYAFVHFEERDNAVKAMNELNGKEIGGSHIEVSLAKPPSDKKKKEEMLRARERRMMQMFQGRSGGSPSHPSMMGGPMPVRGPGQGPRGTGAGMRGQMGRGDYGWTWPWSSAAWPSRWPPSPWASQGGTQPRNFRGSWGPAAVRSWGGPRQGKFTR
- the Syp gene encoding synaptotagmin binding cytoplasmic RNA interacting protein isoform X12 — encoded protein: MAEGNGEIKMEEKQSKEEMEYVERTEDFSKLIQYGLDEKVAAKLDEIYKTGKLAHVDLDERALDALKEFPVDGALNVLTQFLESNLEHVSNKSAYLCGVMKTYRQKSRAGQGTGTSTAPKAPDEDKIKMILERTGYPLDVTTGQRKYGGPPPNWEGPTPGTGCEVFCGKIPKDMYEDELIPLFEKCGKIWDLRLMMDPMAGCNRGYAFITFTNREAAQQAVRELDNHEIKPGKNLKVNISVPNLRLFVGNIPKSKGKEEILEEFGKSSAGLTEVIIYSSPDDKKKNRGFCFLEYESHKAASLAKRRLSTGRIKVWGCDIIVDWADPQEEPDEQTMSKVRVLYVKNLTQDCSEEKLKESFEQYGNIERVKKIKDYAFVHFEERDNAVKAMNELNGKEIGGSHIEVSLAKPPSDKKKKEEMLRARERRMMQMFQGRSGGSPSHPSMMGGPMPVRGPGQGPRGTGAGMRGQMGRGDYGWTWPWSSAAWPSRWPPSPWASQGGTQPRNFRGSWGPAAVRSWGGPRQGKFTSR